In the Magnolia sinica isolate HGM2019 chromosome 15, MsV1, whole genome shotgun sequence genome, one interval contains:
- the LOC131226991 gene encoding PI-PLC X domain-containing protein At5g67130-like, with product MAFLCRIILKTLILQEKQKERVKPVASMHQRKAEMSRHSDAFIALLGGYGTLEELLEVITWAQLGIHNKPKDVRGVMPDTYDFNNDIWLCHSFGGQCYNLIAFNVLKEIQVFLDANPLEIITIFIEDYVTSPQGLTKVFNAAGLRKFWFLVSGMPKNGQDWPIIDDMISKNQRLLVFTSKSAKEASEGIAYEWRYVVENQYGDSGMKASSFPNHAESSPMNTTTRSLVLENYFPDNPNLATACKDNLAPLTGMTGTCHEATGKRWPNFIAVDFYKRSDGGGVPQAPP from the exons ATGGCTTTTCTTTGTAGGATCATACTGAAGACTCTCAT ATTACAGGAGAAACAGAAGGAGAGGGTGAAACCAGTGGCCAGCATGCATCAAAGGAAAGCAGAGATGTCCCGCCATTCCGACGCTTTCATCGCATTACTAG GTGGGTATGGAACCTTAGAAGAGCTCTTGGAAGTCATCACCTGGGCTCAGCTAGGAATCCATAATAAACCC AAGGATGTTAGAGGGGTGATGCCTGACACGTACGACTTCAACAATGACATTTGGTTGTGCCACTCCTTTGGAGGCCAATGCTACAATTTGATAGCATTC AATGTGCTGAAAGAAATTCAAGTGTTCCTTGATGCCAACCCTTTGGAGATCATTACAATCTTCATAGAAGATTATGTCACATCACCTCAAGGCCTAACTAAGGTATTCAATGCCGCCGGCCTTAGGAAATTTTGGTTTCTGGTATCAGGGATGCCTAAAAATGGGCAGGATTGGCCCATCATCGATGATATGATTAGTAAGAACCAGCGTTTGTTGGTATTCACCTCAAAATCAGCCAAGGAGGCTTCTGAAGGCATTGCCTATGAGTGGAGATATGTTGTAGAAAACCAAT ATGGTGACAGTGGGATGAAGGCGAGTTCTTTTCCTAATCATGCGGAATcatctcccatgaacacaacaaCAAGATCCCTTGTTTTAGAGAACTATTTCCCTGACAATCCTAATTTAGCAACAGCTTGTAAGGACAACTTAGCTCCACTTACTGGCATGACTGGTACATGTCATGAAGCAACAGGAAAACGATGGCCCAACTTCATTGCTGTCGATTTCTACAAG AGAAGCGATGGAGGGGGAGTCCCACAAGCCCCACCATAG
- the LOC131226992 gene encoding uncharacterized protein LOC131226992, producing the protein MGALFLLIIAAILLGFGEGSGRDSSGTNSDQVLFHGIILVLVASVLSGLASSLCQWASQVKKHSSCFMNVEMSIVGSLCLLASMSKSPDGEAIRQHGFFHGWTALTVGSFGCLEVLLVVKGLQATPLKGGVWTENFTCKRVTSCSSGMLRCMIRPLNLLFSHTLHEGNSVADALTKLGSDKQADSLYHSRADLPRHIRGSLVLDCTGTGFIRSSSARQRVG; encoded by the exons ATGGGGGCCCTATTCTTACTAATAATTGCTGCCATACTTCTAGGCTTTGGAGAAGGTTCTGGCAGGGATTCTAGTGGCACTAACTCAGATCAAGTTCTCTTTCATGGAATCATTCTTGTTTTAGTTGCTTCTGTGCTCTCTGGTTTGGCTTCTTCTCTTTGTCAGTGGGCTTCTCAA GTGAAGAAACACAGCTCATGCTTCATGAATGTGGAAATGTCTATAGTTGGAAGCCTGTGCTTATTGGCAAGTATGTCTAAGTCTCCAGATGGAGAAGCCATCAGACAGCATGGGTTTTTTCATGGTTGGACCGCATTGACTGTG gggtcatttggatgcctggaaGTTTTATTAGTTGTCAAGGGTTTACAGGCAACCCCACTTAAAGGTGGTGTTTGGACAGAAAATTTCACCTGTAAGCGAGTTACAAGCT GTTCAAGTGGAATGCTCAGATGCATGATTCGGCCGCTTAACCTGCTTTTTTCCCACACCCTCCATGAAGGTAACTCTGTCGCGGATGCTCTAACAAAGTTAGGTAGCGATAAACAGGCTGACTCCCTTTATCACTCCAGAGCTGATCTCCCGAGACACATTAGAGGCTCCCTTGTGCTAGATTGCACCGGTACAGGCTTTATCAGGAGCTCCAGCGCAAGGCAGAGAGTAGGTTGA
- the LOC131226993 gene encoding receptor-like protein kinase THESEUS 1 — MTTSLAVILGGAAGAVGLVALLVFLWFCLLRKRSVSRTSETGSSDPSLQAGQAIEFSLLRGGPHPSDSREARRFMLDELHLATKNFSDINLIRQGIFGEVYKGLLNDGMIVAIKKRPGAPNQELIKVVHYLSSIRHRNILILLGYYQENNQQMLVYEYIANGSVSSHLYAQISNELLEFKNRLSVALGAAKGDHLQNQGALVALLVLDFSW; from the exons ATGACAACATCTCTTGCAGTGATACTTGGAGGCGCTGCAGGAGCTGTTGGATTGGTGGCACTACTTGTATTCCTATGGTTCTGCCTACTACGTAAGAGGAGTGTTTCAAGAACTTCTGAGACAGGTTCTTCAGATCCATCTCTTCAAG CAGGACAAGCCATTGAATTCTCTCTTCTGAGAGGTGGCCCTCACCCATCCGACTCGCGAGAGGCAAGGCGTTTTATGTTGGATGAGTTACACCTGGCTACAAAGAATTTCAGCGATATCAATCTGATCAGGCAAGGAATATTTGGAGAAGTGTACAAGGGTTTGCTTAATGATGGGATGATTGTGGCCATCAAAAAGCGGCCTGGTGCACCTAATCAGGAACTTATCAAAGTG gtACACTACTTGTCATCGATCAGGCATCGAAATATTTTGATTCTTTTGGGATATTACCAGGAAAACAACCAGCAAATGCTTGTTTATGAGTACATAGCTAATGGCAGTGTTTCCAGTCACTTATATG CTCAGATCTCCAATGAACTGCTAGAATTCAAGAATAGGCTTTCAGTAGCTCTGGGAGCAGCTAAAGGTGATCATTTGCAAAATCAGGGAGCATTGGTGGCTCTCCTGGTATTGGATTTCTCTTGGTAA